The following are encoded together in the Carassius auratus strain Wakin chromosome 34, ASM336829v1, whole genome shotgun sequence genome:
- the LOC113053119 gene encoding nyctalopin-like, whose product MRFILTAVYFLLVLPRHALALWACTRSCPPSCTCTHEKSCSVLCDHVNMMDLPKEFPCEASSINLDKNSIKFLSERAFGTLPSLKTLSLNHNNISFITPGAFKGLPNLQELKLSHNEHIRYLHTRSFTALKRLVRLDLSDCNLFNMPDRIFLEQISLKELLCFQNNFRHVPGSIRGMENLTHVYLERNKIEAVAYSTLLGLTNLKYLNLQENRINVIHDEAFKDLVRLENFYLNDNLLVDLPQHAFKGLSNLKMLNLGGNLLSNVSKTWFSDLVELEVLYLDRNRLSYIEEGAFENLTSLITLHLNSNNLTSLSFPVFQPIYFIGRLYLFRNPWECTCDLEWLREWMESYKLVRDIPCASPSSVAGLDLSEVVYAHLNGTCLDPPELNLTTSPPEYSTVENKFNSLISRLLQQELRDEMVNVTDGLRNGTQQDLAESQVSSGRGLFGALQTVSLLVILFLLQIYGINAS is encoded by the exons ATGCGTTTCATCCTAACTGCTG TGTACTTCCTCCTTGTCCTTCCCCGTCATGCCCTGGCACTATGGGCCTGCACGCGCTCTTGTCCTCCCAGTTGCACGTGTACTCACGAGAAGAGTTGCAGCGTCCTGTGTGACCACGTCAACATGATGGACCTGCCTAAAGAGTTCCCCTGCGAGGCGTCCTCCATCAACCTGGACAAGAACAGCATCAAGTTTCTATCCGAGCGGGCCTTTGGCACCCTGCCTTCGCTCAAGACACTGTCGCTGAACCACAACAACATCTCCTTCATCACACCGGGAGCGTTTAAAGGGCTGCCCAATTTGCAGGAACTCAAGTTGTCCCACAACGAGCACATCCGCTACCTGCACACTCGCTCCTTCACGGCACTCAAGCGCTTGGTGCGTCTGGACCTCTCCGACTGTAACCTGTTCAATATGCCAGACCGCATCTTCCTGGAGCAAATCTCCCTGAAGGAACTGCTGTGTTTCCAAAACAACTTTCGACATGTTCCCGGGTCCATAAGGGGGATGGAAAACCTCACACATGTTTACTTGGAGCGCAACAAGATTGAAGCGGTGGCCTACAGCACTTTGTTGGGCCTAACCAACCTCAAGTACCTCAACTTACAGGAGAATCGCATAAACGTGATACACGATGAGGCCTTCAAAGATCTAGTGCGTCTGGAGAACTTCTACCTGAACGATAACCTGTTGGTCGACCTACCCCAGCATGCTTTCAAGGGTCTAAGCAACTTAAAAATGCTGAATCTGGGTGGGAACTTGTTGAGCAATGTGTCTAAAACATGGTTCAGTGACCTGGTGGAGCTGGAGGTGCTGTACCTGGATCGGAACCGGCTGTCCTACATCGAGGAGGGCGCCTTTGAGAACTTGACGAGCCTCATCACGCTGCACCTCAACAGCAACAATCTGACATCTCTGTCCTTCCCCGTCTTCCAGCCCATCTATTTCATCGGCCGCCTGTATCTCTTTCGAAACCCCTGGGAGTGTACCTGCGACCTGGAGTGGTTGAGGGAGTGGATGGAGAGTTATAAGTTGGTGAGGGACATTCCATGTGCATCTCCATCCTCCGTGGCTGGCTTGGACCTGAGTGAAGTTGTCTACGCTCACCTGAACGGCACCTGTCTGGATCCCCCGGAGCTCAACCTGACCACATCTCCTCCTGAGTATTCCACCGTGGAGAACAAGTTCAATAGCCTCATCTCCAGACTTCTACAACAGGAACTGAGGGACGAGATGGTCAACGTCACGGATGGTCTGAGGAACGGCACCCAGCAGGACCTCGCTGAGAGTCAGGTTTCTTCTGGACGTGGACTGTTCGGAGCTCTGCAGACTGTGTCTCTTCTTGTGATTCTTTTTCTACTCCAGATTTACGGCATTAATGCCTCTTGA